Proteins encoded in a region of the Lemur catta isolate mLemCat1 chromosome 14, mLemCat1.pri, whole genome shotgun sequence genome:
- the LIPK gene encoding lipase member K isoform X1 translates to MWQLLAAACWMLLLGSIHGYHKKGGTTNPEANMNISQIISYWGYPYEVYDVVTKDGYILGIYRIPHGRGCPQRTASKPVVYLQHGLIASASNWICNLPNNSLAFLLADTGYDVWLGNSRGNTWSRKHLTLSPTSPEYWAFSLDEMAKYDLPATINFILEKTGQEQLYYVGHSQGTTIAFIAFSTNPELAKRIKIFFALAPVVTVKYTKSPMKILATLSRRLAKMLFGDKMFSSHTLFKQYIATKVCNQKLFHSICSNFLFTLSGFDLKNLNMSRLDVYLSHNSAGTSVQNMLHWGQAVNSGQLQAFDWGNPDQNMMHFHQLTPPLYNVTKMEVPTAIWSGGQDIVADPKDIENLLPKIANPIYYKLIPHYNHVDFYLGQDAPQEIYQDLIGLMEKCLQN, encoded by the exons ATGTGGCAGCTTTTAGCAGCAGCATGTTGGATGCTTCTTCTTGGATCTATACATGGTTATCATAAGAAAGGAGGCACCACAAATCCTGAAGCTAATATGAATATT aGCCAGATTATTTCTTATTGGGGTTATCCTTATGAAGTGTACGATGTTGTGACAAAAGATGGTTATATCCTTGGAATTTACAGGATTCCTCATGGAAGAGGATGCCCACAGAGAACAG CTTCAAAGCCTGTTGTGTATTTGCAGCATGGCTTAATTGCATCTGCCAGTAACTGGATTTGCAACCTGCCCAACAACAGCTTGGCTTTCCTTCTGGCAGATACTGGTTATGATGTGTGGTTGGGGAACAGCCGAGGAAACACCTGGTCCAGAAAACACTTGACATTGTCACCCACATCACCGGAATACTGGGCCTTCAG TTTGGATGAGATGGCTAAATATGACCTTCCAGCTACAATCAATTTTATCCTAGAGAAAACTGGACAGGAGCAACTCTACTACGTGGGCCACTCCCAAGGCACCACCATAG CTTTCATAGCCTTCTCTACAAACCCAGAGCTGGCTAAAAGGATTAAGATATTTTTTGCACTGGCTCCAGTCGTCACAGTAAAATACACCAAAAGTCCTATGAAAATATTAGCAACTCTTTCCAGGCGACTGGCCAAG ATGTTGTTTGGTGACAAAATGTTCTCCTCACATACATTGTTTAAGCAATACATTGCCACCAAAGTGTGCAACCAGAAGCTATTCCATAGTATTTGCAGCAACTTCCTATTTACTCTGAGTGGATTTGATCTGAAAAACTTAAACATG AGTCGCTTGGATGTTTATTTGTCACATAACTCTGCGGGAACATCTGTTCAGAACATGCTGCATTGGGGCCAG GCGGTTAATTCTGGTCAGCTCCAAGCTTTTGACTGGGGAAATCCTGATCAGAACATGATGCACTTCCACCAG CTTACACCTCCTTTATACAATGTTACTAAGATGGAAGTTCCAACAGCAATATGGAGTGGTGGACAGGACATTGTGGCCGATCCCAAGGACATTGAAAATTTACTTCCTAAAATTGCCAACCCTATTTATTACAAGCTGATTCCACACTACAATCATGTGGATTTTTACCTTGGGCAGGATGCACCTCAGGAAATTTACCAAGACCTGATTGGATTGATGgagaaatgtttacaaaattaa
- the LIPK gene encoding lipase member K isoform X2 yields MWQLLAAACWMLLLGSIHGYHKKGGTTNPEANMNISQIISYWGYPYEVYDVVTKDGYILGIYRIPHGRGCPQRTDTGYDVWLGNSRGNTWSRKHLTLSPTSPEYWAFSLDEMAKYDLPATINFILEKTGQEQLYYVGHSQGTTIAFIAFSTNPELAKRIKIFFALAPVVTVKYTKSPMKILATLSRRLAKMLFGDKMFSSHTLFKQYIATKVCNQKLFHSICSNFLFTLSGFDLKNLNMSRLDVYLSHNSAGTSVQNMLHWGQAVNSGQLQAFDWGNPDQNMMHFHQLTPPLYNVTKMEVPTAIWSGGQDIVADPKDIENLLPKIANPIYYKLIPHYNHVDFYLGQDAPQEIYQDLIGLMEKCLQN; encoded by the exons ATGTGGCAGCTTTTAGCAGCAGCATGTTGGATGCTTCTTCTTGGATCTATACATGGTTATCATAAGAAAGGAGGCACCACAAATCCTGAAGCTAATATGAATATT aGCCAGATTATTTCTTATTGGGGTTATCCTTATGAAGTGTACGATGTTGTGACAAAAGATGGTTATATCCTTGGAATTTACAGGATTCCTCATGGAAGAGGATGCCCACAGAGAACAG ATACTGGTTATGATGTGTGGTTGGGGAACAGCCGAGGAAACACCTGGTCCAGAAAACACTTGACATTGTCACCCACATCACCGGAATACTGGGCCTTCAG TTTGGATGAGATGGCTAAATATGACCTTCCAGCTACAATCAATTTTATCCTAGAGAAAACTGGACAGGAGCAACTCTACTACGTGGGCCACTCCCAAGGCACCACCATAG CTTTCATAGCCTTCTCTACAAACCCAGAGCTGGCTAAAAGGATTAAGATATTTTTTGCACTGGCTCCAGTCGTCACAGTAAAATACACCAAAAGTCCTATGAAAATATTAGCAACTCTTTCCAGGCGACTGGCCAAG ATGTTGTTTGGTGACAAAATGTTCTCCTCACATACATTGTTTAAGCAATACATTGCCACCAAAGTGTGCAACCAGAAGCTATTCCATAGTATTTGCAGCAACTTCCTATTTACTCTGAGTGGATTTGATCTGAAAAACTTAAACATG AGTCGCTTGGATGTTTATTTGTCACATAACTCTGCGGGAACATCTGTTCAGAACATGCTGCATTGGGGCCAG GCGGTTAATTCTGGTCAGCTCCAAGCTTTTGACTGGGGAAATCCTGATCAGAACATGATGCACTTCCACCAG CTTACACCTCCTTTATACAATGTTACTAAGATGGAAGTTCCAACAGCAATATGGAGTGGTGGACAGGACATTGTGGCCGATCCCAAGGACATTGAAAATTTACTTCCTAAAATTGCCAACCCTATTTATTACAAGCTGATTCCACACTACAATCATGTGGATTTTTACCTTGGGCAGGATGCACCTCAGGAAATTTACCAAGACCTGATTGGATTGATGgagaaatgtttacaaaattaa